AAGTATTCACGTTCGAAATGTGGAAGTGAATGCTTCATTTCACTACCTCTGGTTCGAACGAATCGAGGTCATACATACCGATTTGTATTCATTTATATTTCTGTACTACATAAAAGCAAGAGAGAATCATGCTTATGGAAAAGGGAAGTTCTCCATTTCTATTAAACTCACTACAATAGAGATTAACAAATTGTTTCAATTCATTTTCTTAGGTTTGAATTGGATATGTGAGTATTAAGGGTTCTTTGTTAACTCTGATTCTTCCACTCCCTAAGTATGAACTCCTTCTCCTTGTAACATAAGTCGCGTGGGTTAATATGAGTCAAGGTTAAAGGGTATTTTGGTCCTTAAAATACTGAACTATAACTCATTCATAAATGAGCGATTTGGGTAGGATTTTTTCACTCCCTTGATCCAAAACCCCACTCCCTATAACAAAACTGTTCTTTCAATCTGATTTTTATAGTGTGTCACATCTTTTAAGAGCATCCATAATGGACGATCAAACCTATATATTTGGTCAAGAAACGAGACACAACGGGACAGACTATCGAGTAAAAgatggaccaaaaccaaatctcAGACTATATTTGgcctgggaccaagaccaaacccaaatatagtcgagcgaacgtataaagTGATCCTGTGATGGGGCGAACGTATAAAGTGATCCTGTGATGGGGCGAACGTATAAAGTGATCCTTGTGATTgggcggacattatatgtgatccttgtgatggggcggacattatatgtgatcctcACCAAATGGAGCGGACATCATATGTGATCCTTGTGATGGGGCGAACATTGTATGTGATcatgaccaaatttactcttccatcctagtgtaacaccacggactaaactcaaatttgatcgttttttttttgtctttggtctttggttttgttcgcaccactgcagttgctcttaggacaACCAACCCTGAACACTCATATGACTTTTGATAATGTAGGGCTTGTGTAACTTATTTTGAACCGTTTTTTGGGCACCAACCATTTTTTGGTGGGGGACCATTATGTGATAATAATGTCTACCTTATAATTATAAGGGGGTGTCCTAAAAAGTAGAATTGACTACAGTAAaacttctttaaaataatagttttgggaccgaaaaaaattattattttagagagattattattttagcgaggaAAAATTTAACCTGTGCAAGTCTAATTGGGACtaaagaattttattattttagagagattattattttaacgagtattattttaagaaaaatttattgtaacccactcttaacctaatttaacTTATAAGTAACCTAATAACCACATACATAAAATCCTtaacaaaacaaaaccaaaattataacaaacccattaaATTTAATTTTTCACAAACTCATTGTTTTAGAGGGCTCATCTTATTCTCCCCCCTTCCTTGTCGTCGTCGATTCAAAGAAATTTCCACAGCCCATTACTTGTGATccatttttgattgaaaaaatgagtagtaatcattaaaatgagttgaaaatggaagttgcagagacaagttcggctaggaattatgtgtaAAACTTTGTcaactagccgaactcaactttaatggaatttttcttttagagaaaagttcggccgcgtcgcaattttttttcctagccgaacttttagttcggttacgtcgcaattttttttctcctaaccaaaCTTTTTTTcctgaaaacctatatattgagttcggttacgtcgcaaaaagtttTCCTACCCGAACTTTTTGTTTGGtgacgtcgcaatttttttctcctaatcaaatttttctctaaaaaaaaaaagcttcattAAAGCTGAGTTGGGCTACCTGCGTCTTCAGAaccattagccgaactacactagCAGAAGAGTTCGGCTACATGTTCTTCAGATTTCGTAAACGAACTCTATTGTCATAGCCGAAATCAGAttataaatttttcattttttcgaaagttttggccaattcaagcaacattaactaaatttgaagtatatcTAAGTACTCAAAACCCTCATTTCAaccatcttaaaaaaaaaatgaaaaaaaaaaagaaaaccctcTTGTTCctctaaaaaattcttcttctaaaaacactcaactaatcaatctaaccTCGCTAatcattaatttaattatttaactaATCATTACATTGATTAATTTAACTAGGAAGGGTAAGTTTGGTATTAACATAAATGCTTACATAGGTGTGACTTAAGATTACTTTTTAATAACCACCCAAAACTGAAATCATGGTCCCTGTGAAATATGGGTGGTGCGCGAAAAACGGTTCCTTATTTTGTGTGACGCCTCAAGGGAATACCTAGTAATTATTGTAAATTAGGGCAGGCCTGGAGCCAAGGTAAGCCAAGCCCTGTTTGCTTCGATGCCTTCATTATTGCGCCCTGAAATCTGTGTGTTTGAGTTACTGGTTCGTCTTTGCTCTACATGATCATTTGAACATTGAAGAGCAACAGAAGTCCATGTACTATCATGAGCATCAATGTTACTTTCAGGTTGCACTAGCGACCCACGATCCATGTATCCCGTAGAAGCTTGCATGGACTGGCGACATTCAAGCTTGTCTTTCAGTTCCATAACCTTAATGTATGTACATGTAATACCCAGTCAGTAGTCGTATACACACACCGTAAGTTTCAATCTAAAAGTAGCTACAACTACCAACCTCTTGTTGAAGATGTTGGTTTTCCTCTGAGACAATTTTGTAATCCTGCTGAAGTACACTGTATAGTCGTTCGAGTTATTTTCCTTTCAGCTTAGCACGTCGATTTTGAAACCATATCGTAACTTGACGAGGATGAAGTCCTAGTTCCTTGGACAGATTCATCTTCTTTTCCGGATCCAACTTCGTTCTGTTCTTTCTTAGCTCGGTAGTTCTACCAGCTAGCTAGGGTTGGTTATAACTTTTATGTTTTGGAGTAGAAAGTGTAGCGAGAGACAATAAATCACCTTTTCATAAATTGTCACTACACAACTGAAGTGTGGATGGTACCTGTGGTGAGTGGCTGGAGTTGGGTTATGCCCGACACCATCCCGCTTTTGTTCGAACAGTGGTCAACAGTGAGATTCAATGATATGGGTGCTGCAATATGGAAAATGATGCTTCATGCGACGTTATGGCAAGTTTGGAAAGAACGGAACAACATGATTTTTTCCGACAAGTCCAAATCTCCTCATGCGCTGGCTTGTATTATTAAAGCATCAATCTTCTCTTGGGTCAGGGCTTTTAACGCTGAGTATGAAGTTCCTTTTAGCAGCTGGATGTCCAGTtgggatattctaatttatttataTGGCAGCCACCTTGAATTTGGTTGCTTAAAATCGGTCTCTAATGCTTTTCCAGGCTTAGAACCAAAATGTAATTTGTAATCTTTGTACAGTTTCGTTTTTTTCAATTAAATCCCctatttcaaaaaaaagaaaaaaaggaagcgTAGCGAGGAGAACGCGTTCTTGAGTGTTGACTGGCTATTGAACAAAACATAGTCAGCGGGGGATTCGTGCTGTATTAATCGTTATGTAATCTCCTTTTCATTGCAGTACTGAGAACCAAGATGTCGGCTACTTGGGAGTAACCCTACTTGGTACTGGTAGGTAGGACTTGCACAGCTGCTTTTGTTTTTTCTTGAGAATTTGCAGACTTCCTGTCCCAAGAAATGTAACCCTCGGCTCCATTAAAACAACGAACAAAGACGGAGCATTTCTCACCCAGCATCTCCAATGAAACATTCAAAATATCCTAACTTAATTGGGGGCCATCGAAATTAATTGGAGCCAtgcactagaggacaaaaaagatcaccagaacctaatttggatcaccccttataaaaatatttttaaatggctaaaatgcccctaaatgattagagttaaaatttaattaattagtgataaccttaattaattagagtttaatattttttttccagattttttgtctGTAATTTttagtctaatttttttttttgcctagaTAATATGAAAAATCCTCAAGGTATTAAAAattttcattgacgaccctcaacagtcgttaatgtttagactgtttaagtgacgattctaaactgtcgaagattcattaatggcggaaatgtacgataattttgggtcgtcataaaaatgatcaattccctgacgaccctttggaagggtcgttactgttttggatacgcatttgacgacttaaacagtcgttaatgttttagaaatgtcgttatagactgtcgttaatttctaaaaagagtcgttagtgtatgacagtttagagtcgttattgttttgatcatgatgtatatgacgaccctaaactgtcgttaatgtcggtgaagggtcgttaacgagggtcgttacttgaaaaataaaatattaatcaagggtaaaatagtatattcatcttcCGATTATTACACTCCTGAAAAATttggggggcaaacaaaattccatgacCCCCAATTAGAaaccatggcccccaattaagatAGGCAAAATATCTTAAATATAAGGCCACATAGGATTTTTCaggatttaagaaaaaaaaacatctccaatgaAAATGTGAAGGGAGAAAGTAAAGATGATGTGTCTGGTAGTTATGTAGACATTCGCAAAGCTATCTTTTAGTTTTAGAGGTTCTCCTAGAAGACGTGAAGATCCTAGTCATCATTATTAATGGTTATGATTAGTTATATGATTTGGATCCATGATTTAAAAAGTTCAAAATTAAAGAAATACAATATGTGGTTGGAGATGTTTTTCTTTCATCTCCTCAAATTAAGGAAAATTTGACATTCACATTAGAAAAAACAACTTCCACAAAAAATGCACACCAAtcaccattggagatgctcttaactAGAGGAAggtagagaaagaaaaaaaatcaattgcaaaATTGAAGTGATTGAGGTTTCTATTTAGAGAACTTTGTAACGGAACGGGTCAATGCTGCCAACAATTTAGAATATGAAACTTAGAGAGAATACCTAGTAACCACACTGTTTTGATACATATAAGTTTCTCCaaatgttttgatacatataAGTTTCTCCAAATTTTCATTCAGTGGTTCTTCATGAACCGTAGTTTTAAATCACGCCAAAACAACGCAGACACAGAAAATATGGGCCTCGCGGGCTGGAGAAAAAACACGGGCCCAGTTTGTGGTTTTAATGTGAGGTGGTGGTTTCTATAGAGTCCAACAAAAACACGGTCTGTTAAGACTTTTTGATTTTCATTGCCTTCTGCAATTGAAGCAACACCATTTTTTAATCTGATTTTTCATAACGTGGCACTTTTGCCTCACATGAGTTTAACTACATTGATAGCCTGTCATAAAGTAACATTGATAGAAGGACaatggttttttcttttcctttttttcttgttgttgggGTCTTAGATTCACTATGCATGCATTTGATGAAAAAAGAAGGTACATATGTTTTAGCTGATCATATAAGATTGCTTGGTTAATTAAGTTATTGTGGCACTAAACGGGACATTCTATATGGTTTGTGGCACTAAACGGGACATTGTCGTCTGCTTGTTTATGGGTAGTTGTCTTAGTTTTAGTTAATTTTGTTATGGGTGGTTGTCTTAGTTTTAGTTAATTTTAACAATAAAGTTAAAATTAGGagttgattgaaaaaaaaaaaattctacaaacTCTGCAAAGAAAGTTGAAGGAACGCACTAATAGATTTTTTGTGCCTCTATTTTCAACAAAAATCCATAGGAAATACATGATATGGTTAACAGAAGGTGAGTTTTCACATGTTTTCCCATGATTGTCCCAAGTGCAACCACTTAGAATCCGCACAAGTGGGAAAAAATACATCATAGAAACTTATTTTCTAGAGTGAAATACTGTAGTCTGTGCAAGGCTTGCACAACTTATTTATTCTAAGACCTTGAGGGAACACCTTGTAATATTTATTGTAAACTAGGACGCGTGGGGATGGACTGCTGGAGCCAAGGTAAGCCAGGCCCTGGTTCCACTCATGCCTTCATTGCTGAACAAATAACTATTGTTCCATGAAATCTTTGTGTTTGAGTTACCGGTTTGTCTTTTCTCTACATCATTTGAGCATTGACCTGCAACAGAAGTCCAGGTACTCTCATGAGCAGTAATATTGTTACTCTCAGCTTGCAGTAGCGACCCTTGTTTCATGAATCCTATAGAAGCTTGCATGGACTGGAGACCATCAAGCTTGTCTTTGAGTTCCATAACCTTAATTATTACATGTATATACATGTAATACCCTGTCAGTATTCATATATACGCACACCAAATTTTCATATACATACTCGTAGCTATGACTACTAACCTCTTGCTGAAGATGTTGGTTTTCCCTTGAGACGATTTCGTAATCCTGCTGAAGTACATTgtatagtcgttcgagttgtttTCCTTTCAGCTTAGCACGTCGATTTTGAAACCATACGGTAACTTGgcgaggatgaattcctagttcctTTGACAGCTTCAGTTTCTTTTCCGGATCCAACTTAGTTCTATTCTTTGGCAGCTCAGCAATTCTACCAGGTGGCTGCTGCTTCTCTAGCTCTATCTCCTCCTGGAAACTCATTTCCAGTGCATCTACCTGTTCAATCGTCAACATATTCTTCTTTCTTGTCATATCCACTTGGTTGTTAATGATGTTTGCTTCATGAACTCCTACACCATTTTCAGCCTCATGATGATCATTCACACAACTAGACATATATAATTTCATCGTCTCTTCTAGCTAATTAGCATATATGTGAAACGCGTACGTGTATATAAATATACAAAAAGGAAAACTGTAATATACATACAAACCTGGAAATATCGAGGGACCAGCAAAGTAGTCACATGAATAGTGATAACCACCATTAACAATGTTTTGTGGTTGTTCTCCTCCTACTGCTATTGAGAAAGGAATTTGGCCATTTCTAATTACTGCAGTGTCGTTGTAGCATACATAGTTCAAATTAACCATTATATATAACTGATAAAAGAGTGGGTTGGGCGGTGTAAGTAGGCCTAAGTAAAACCTAGTTTTAAGAGTGACTATAGATAACCAAAACTACCCGATTATCCATCTATTTATACTACTACTATATAGTACATATTTGTCTATACCATAAAAACAAAGAGATGTATCGAGAAACCGAGATCCATGAATGCATGCAAAGAAAGCGACTCCACAGTTATTACACGGTGGAGATAACAAGCAATTGAAATGAGAtacagataaaaaaaaatccaactccaacagaaaaaTTTCATAGATTGGTAGATAGATGTAAAGTACGCGTTGCCATCAAAGAGTCCTATTATATCCAGGGActgtgttagaatacgggcatccaactcaaaaccaattggcaatgagtggagaggcccatagagttataaattgcaggatcttagattgcccatactatgtgggactaataatctcaacacgccccctcacgtgtagcctcgttgggtctaacacgtggacaataaatcgggtgacgcggagtaaaggcgcggtcaaacgactcgtcgcaaatagcctgctctgataccatgttagaatacgggcatccaactcaaaaccaattggcaatgaatggAGAGGCCCACAGAGTTATAAATTGCAGGATCTTAGATTACCcatactatgtgggactaataatctcaacagactGCCGTAATGACCATCTTCCATTACCGAACTGACTTCTAAGGTCCATGTAtgttttcataaaactctccggaCCATTATGTCTTGTTTGTCCTGTATAGTGGGGTTTTGTACCGCTTTATCATTTCTGGTTCCTGTGATTATACGTATTAACGAAATGATTTCAAAATGAATGGCCATGAATCAGCAATGCTATATATAGATATCAAAAATATGATATAGCTATAAGTGCCGAGTAATAGTattaccattttttttcttcctgataAACAATGTCTCAACTTTTTTGCAGAGCAACTACTGTACAACAGGAATGAACCCCTACGGTCTTTTTTGACCGAAAGAGACCATAGTGACTTCACAAGGCAAACGGTTTGTGGTCAGTGAAACAACAGATTATTCAAAtatttccttttctttatttttgttatgaCCATCAGTTGGTTGGGCTGCCGCAACATTCTTCTACTCCATCAATGGTTAGCCGAAAAATAattccattttttcttttttatttatccTCTGCGTCATGAAGGACCTCCGGTATAGTTGGATATATCTTACCTAGCTCTATTGTTGAATCCTGATCAATCTGAAAGAAGTGAATTGTTTTACTCTGTCCCGTAGCCTTGGTTCTGAGCAGCAATCAATGCAATCCGAACACTAACATAAACACTAATATTGGGATTAGTGCTTTATTCATGTTGGAAAACAACGTAGCTCTCATTATCTAAAATATACTGTATTCATCAGCATTGTTCATAAGATATCATTTTCTGTACGTCTTTGTCTAAAGCAAAAACGATGACCATCACGCTATAGAACCTGAGAGTAATATTTCTTTGAATGTAACAACACCTTTTCCTAGATCTTTTCTTCGCCAATTTCA
This is a stretch of genomic DNA from Papaver somniferum cultivar HN1 chromosome 1, ASM357369v1, whole genome shotgun sequence. It encodes these proteins:
- the LOC113357215 gene encoding homeobox-leucine zipper protein ATHB-22-like, with product MSSCVNDHHEAENGVGVHEANIINNQVDMTRKKNMLTIEQVDALEMSFQEEIELEKQQPPGRIAELPKNRTKLDPEKKLKLSKELGIHPRQVTVWFQNRRAKLKGKQLERLYNVLQQDYEIVSRENQHLQQEVMELKDKLDGLQSMQASIGFMKQGSLLQAESNNITAHESTWTSVAGQCSNDVEKRQTGNSNTKISWNNSYLFSNEGMSGTRAWLTLAPAVHPHAS